Proteins from one Candidatus Nomurabacteria bacterium genomic window:
- the hflB gene encoding ATP-dependent zinc metalloprotease FtsH, with amino-acid sequence MLSTLLLLIFVTALFSYLTENKVQPEELTITDVVEQVKAGEVDTIIVRGATLEIDYKDDTRTPAEAKREVDASITESLTNLGVTTEELASITIDVQRETGFMYWFGQFAPFLFPLLFLGIIIWFFTRSVKGAGMQAMSFGSSKARMIDPNDTNQKVTFKDVAGAKEAKQELEEIVDFLKNPKKFLDIGAEIPKGVMMMGSPGTGKTLLARAVAGEAGVPFFSISGSEFVEMFVGVGASRVRDLFQMAKKAAPAIIFVDEIDAVGRIRGTGVGGGNDEREQTLNQILVEMDGFEPNAKVIVMAATNRPDVLDPALLRPGRFDRRVTIDLPDRDDRKAILEVHARKKPLQEDVNLDIISQRTPGFSGADLYSLMNEAAILAARENRKKVGQFDLIRSIEKVMLGPERKSHVLTKYEKLVTAYHETGHALVASVLPYADPVQKISIISRGRAAGYTLKLPDKDRRMQTRKEFMDDIAMTLGGYVTEEMIFKDLSTGPSNDLQVVANLARDMVTKYGMSEKLGPVALEGTGGRLIGGGISEDRGYGAATAKLIDEEVTRIIEEGKDKAREVLTKHRDALDAISKKLAEVETLERDEYETLLKQYGVEIKDAYKEMYKDEEKIGDPSRSLELGPEELRG; translated from the coding sequence ATGCTCTCAACGCTGTTGTTACTGATCTTCGTGACTGCGCTTTTCTCATATCTCACAGAAAATAAAGTACAACCTGAAGAGTTGACCATCACGGATGTGGTTGAACAGGTAAAGGCAGGAGAGGTTGATACGATCATCGTCCGGGGGGCGACACTAGAGATCGACTACAAAGATGATACTCGTACACCAGCGGAGGCAAAGCGTGAGGTAGATGCGTCGATCACTGAATCTCTCACTAACCTCGGTGTTACTACTGAAGAATTGGCGAGCATAACGATCGACGTACAGCGTGAGACTGGCTTTATGTACTGGTTTGGTCAGTTTGCACCATTCTTGTTTCCACTTCTCTTCCTCGGGATCATCATTTGGTTTTTTACTCGTTCGGTAAAGGGAGCAGGAATGCAGGCAATGAGCTTTGGCTCAAGCAAGGCACGCATGATCGATCCAAATGACACCAATCAAAAGGTGACTTTCAAAGACGTAGCTGGTGCTAAGGAGGCCAAGCAAGAGCTCGAAGAGATCGTAGACTTCCTCAAGAACCCAAAGAAATTCCTCGATATTGGCGCAGAGATTCCAAAGGGTGTGATGATGATGGGTTCACCAGGTACGGGTAAGACACTGTTAGCCCGTGCGGTAGCCGGTGAGGCTGGGGTACCATTCTTCTCGATCTCCGGTTCTGAGTTTGTTGAGATGTTTGTCGGTGTAGGTGCGTCACGAGTGCGCGATCTCTTCCAGATGGCAAAGAAGGCCGCTCCAGCGATCATCTTCGTCGATGAGATCGATGCCGTAGGTCGCATCCGTGGTACTGGTGTTGGAGGTGGAAATGACGAGCGCGAACAAACCCTCAACCAGATCTTGGTGGAGATGGACGGCTTTGAACCAAACGCCAAGGTGATCGTCATGGCAGCTACCAACCGTCCAGATGTGCTCGATCCAGCGCTCCTTCGTCCAGGACGATTTGATCGTCGGGTAACGATCGACTTGCCAGATCGCGATGATCGTAAAGCGATCCTTGAGGTGCATGCACGCAAGAAGCCGCTCCAAGAAGATGTGAATCTCGACATTATCTCACAACGAACCCCGGGCTTCTCAGGAGCAGACTTGTACTCACTTATGAACGAAGCAGCGATCTTGGCTGCGCGTGAAAACCGCAAGAAGGTAGGGCAGTTCGATCTCATTCGTTCGATCGAAAAGGTGATGCTTGGTCCAGAGCGTAAGAGTCATGTGCTTACCAAGTACGAGAAGCTCGTGACTGCGTACCACGAGACTGGTCATGCGCTTGTCGCGTCAGTCTTGCCATACGCAGATCCAGTACAGAAGATCTCGATCATCTCACGAGGTCGAGCTGCTGGCTACACTCTTAAGCTACCTGATAAGGATCGTCGCATGCAGACGCGTAAGGAATTCATGGATGATATCGCAATGACACTTGGTGGGTACGTGACTGAGGAAATGATCTTCAAGGACCTCTCAACTGGTCCATCAAATGATCTTCAGGTGGTCGCGAATCTCGCTCGTGACATGGTGACTAAGTATGGTATGAGCGAGAAGCTCGGCCCGGTTGCACTTGAGGGAACTGGTGGTCGTCTCATTGGCGGCGGTATCTCAGAAGACCGTGGCTATGGTGCAGCGACCGCCAAGCTGATCGATGAAGAAGTCACGCGTATCATTGAAGAAGGAAAAGACAAGGCTCGTGAGGTTTTGACTAAGCATCGTGATGCACTTGACGCGATCTCAAAGAAACTGGCTGAAGTCGAAACGCTTGAGCGCGATGAGTACGAGACACTCCTCAAGCAATATGGTGTAGAGATCAAGGATGCGTACAAGGAAATGTATAAAGACGAAGAAAAGATCGGTGATCCGAGTCGGAGTCTCGAACTTGGTCCAGAGGAGTTGCGAGGGTAG